The Prionailurus viverrinus isolate Anna chromosome B2, UM_Priviv_1.0, whole genome shotgun sequence genome contains the following window.
taataaaatcacctttttgcaccaaagacgtgtcaagaattctttcttagccatcAGCTCCAGACTGCCACCACTCCAAGACCCcattagtagtagtaataataataataataatataatgtttttgctctcaatctctcaaagTTTTCAAGATAGCATGACTTGTGATACTCCAACACTGAGTACAGCAGCAGCTGTGAAGGTGCAGCCCATCTTTTAGGAGAAGCCAGACATTAGACTTGCAGAAACCTTAAAGAATGCCACATTTCTCaatgacatttattttgctttggaaACAAGTGGTTTTTcataaaacatgtttttcctATTAACTTATCGGTggtttattattgctattttcatataaattataaatacagtttttaaatgtttcagtttCAACCTTCAATGCCATAAATGTTCACAGATATAACCCAAGTGAGCAAGACTCTTtggggtcctcaataatttttgaGGTATCTTACTTAAGTGGCCTGAGGTCAAAACATTGGAAACTGCTGCTTTGCCCACTGAACCTGAACCTTGCGATCCCCTCGGGGCAGTTCTCACCAGCTCAGCTGCGACCTTAACCCTTAAGCCATACTCAGTCACTGAGTACTGActcccagtttattttttttttttatttttttttattttttttttaaattttttttttcaacgtttatttatttttgggacagagagagacagagcatgaacgggggaggggcagagagagagggagacacagaatcggaaacaggctccaggctctgagccatcagcccagagcctgacgcggggctcgaactcccggaccgcgagatcatgacctggctgaagtcggacgcttaaccgactgcgccacccaggcgccccagtgactCCCAGTTTATTGAGGGGACACCCGAGCCAGGCCAACATGAGTcttcatttttcatctttcttcagCTCAGTTCTAGGTTAGGAGTGCAATCTGGAAATCtccgggtggggggtggggaggagggatagAAATGGGACCACCAGCTCTCCAGCCCCCATAGCTGTAACTGAGGCTGGACAGCACCCAGGCCcttgtcccctcccaccccccaggcttGGCTTCCCTGTCCCTGACCTCCTGTTATGGTTTCCCTCCCCTTACAGTGGGTCCTGTGTCCCTCACCCCGAGTCCACAGAGCCTGGTGCCCGGGCATCAGGCTGACTGTGTCACGCTGATGTTAAAACCCGTCACTGTCTCCCGCTTTCTTCAGGTTGGGAGCCGTGTGGCAGCACGGCTCTGAGACCGGCCCGTGCCCCCGTGGTCACCAGCAAATGAATTGGGAAAGCAACAGCCTAATGAGggccaggcagggctgggcctgAAGAGGGTGTCCAGGCGGCCTCTGGAGAAGGTTCTTCACATGACCCGTTTCCTGCCTGCTGGGGGCCTCTACTTGGCTCTGAGACCAGAGAACTGACCCTGGTGGCTGCGCTGGGTCCCCGTCCTGTGAAGGATCAGGCCGCCCTCGGGCACCGCGACCCCCCGGGCCCCTGTGAAGGGTGGGCAGATGAAGAGGGGGCTGTCATCAGACCCCAGCCTGAAGAAGGGTCTCAAGGGCCCAGAGAAGGGTGAGCGGGGACACGTGTAGATGTGTGACCGGTCCCTCATGTTATAGAAGGAGATATCTCCAGCTTCGTAGTCCAGAAAGATGCCCACGCGGCGAAGGCGCTCTTTCAGGGGGAGGATCTTCTCGGGGGAAGACAGGACCCGGTATTGGTTTCCAAACATCTCCAGGGTCCAGAAGCCATTCCGAGGAACTAGTAAGGCCTCTCCTTTCCTCTCGACATTGTCTCTACAAAGCCCCAGAGCCCACACCATCACGTTTTCGACCTCCACCTCCCAGTAGTGCCTCCCTGAGGAGAAGCTCTCCAGGCCCAGGACACAGGGCCGGCAGTCGAACCTCTCGGGGTTGTCAGGCACACTCTGCCTGGAGGGGCCTCGCCTCACGCCTCTCCGGTCCTCTGTCAGGAACAGCTCAGGATGTGCCGTGTCTGGGTCTAGGACCACGTCAGCTGCAGAGGAAGTCTCCCGGTTAGGTCTGGGGTCTCGGGAGACGGTGCTGTTCCCGGACCCCAGAGAGGGCCCAGGAAGGTGGTGGGAGATCCCCGTGGGGAAGGCCCCCTGCACCTGCTCCGGGGCAGGAAGCCGGCTCACAGACTTCCTGAGGCGGCCGGTCTGTCTCCCGAGTGAGGGGACACTGCCTCAGGCCGGGGACAACCCTAAACAGTGGGGGAACTTTAGCAAATGAACTGAAGTTAGTGGCCCCTGCTTTCTGTCATCATCCTCAGATCTGCCCCCTTGTCTATTCAAGACGGAAGGTGTCTGGGACTCTCTTTACCTAGGAGGTTCCCAAGCGGGGCCTAAACCAGCCAAGAGGCCCCCTCTCCCAATGAAGCAGTTAAGGCCAGTTTTTCCCTGCCGATTCCTGGGCGGCAAGAGGTCCTTTCACGGGTTGGGTGTGTTCCACCAGCTTAAACGGGCAACAGCTGATTGAAGTGACTCACAAGGGCATCCTTCACAGGGGACAAAGACAGGAGAAGGTCTCCACAGGCCACCCTGCTTCTGCTCTATCAACACGGGTGTGAAGTCTCCATCGGTGACCTCTCCGGACACGGGGAACGCTTGGGCCCCCTGCCATCCCGCGGACGGCTCCGTACCACGGCTGTCAGTACTCAGCCCAGCTACATTTCTATCGCGTTAAAGTGACTTTCTCCCTTCCCCGCGTTGTTGATACGCCTGACTCTGACAGTTTGGAAGTTCACCCAAAGAGGAAAGGTCTGAGGACCATGGGATCTGGTACGGCCTGGACTCCTTGGCGCTTTGGAGCACAAGGGGAGAAACCAGCGGAGGCACAGTGCTCGTGGGGATGAGGCATTAGgatcctgtccccacccccccccacccccccggccacccctcccttccctcccaggccAGACACACAGTAACCTGGGAAGCAGAAAGGCGTTTCTTAAGGGCTGGGACCCAGGGCTGCGGGGGTTACTGCCAGGGAGCTGACCCCAGCGCCCCCCCCAGCTGGCCTGCACCCCAGTTTGTGTGCGCTAATCGGCCCCGGTGGCTGGCCAGCGGGGAGGAGTTGTGGATGTGAGGGGGCGTCGGAGGCTCACCGGCATGTAGCAGGGTTCTTCTCCATCCTGCAACAGAGGGACAGGCAGAGGTGAGCTCCGGGAGGGGGAACAAACGGAGCAGAGCACCGACGACGGCACGGGACACGTCAGGAAATGCCACACTTACGCAGTTCTTCTTGAAGTTGCTCTGAAAAGTAAACAGACGCACGTGAGTGTCCTCAGTGGAAGAAATAAGAGAATTTGAGTTTGAATCAAACGAGGAAGGACGGGCCTTTCGTGGACACCacgggccccctcccctcctgcctatGGGACTGTCAACGTTCCACAAACAGTCTGCGAGCCCGGGGCGGGCCTTCTGAGTGTTCATGGGGTTTGCTTCTGTTCAACAAGACAGGCCTGTGGGCAGGGGGGTGGCGGGGCCTCTGCAGAGTGGGCGCAAGCTGCGAGGGCGGGGCGGGTCACAAGGTGCCACCGTTCCCAGCCCCTTGCTGCCGCCTCTGTTTCTTGCCTCCCTGGGCCCGGGCTTCTAGCTGTCAGAGCTGTGTCCCTCTGTGACCGTGACCTGTCCTCCAACTCTTTTACCTCTGATCTCacgttctttctctttttccacatcttctttctccagttCCTGACATGCAGTTTCTCTCTCTTCGTTCTCAACCTCTTTTTCCCGGTGGACCTTCCTGGCGAGACAGAGGACTCCAGTGACGAGGAGCAGCAGAGAAGGCGGGAGGGCAGCGAGGCCCGCCATCCGGGGGAGTCTGCTGGGGGGCAAGGATTCTGAAAAGGGAGCCCGAAAAGCCCCATGTCGTGAGAAGAAGGAGCCCCAGGATGAGAGAGCCCCATTGGAAGAGCTCCCTGGGGTCCCTGCGCTGCCGCCTTCTCTCTCAGAAACCCCAGAGAGGGCCCCTGACCCTACCCCGGCTCATCCCGCGGCGATCcccggggctgggggcccaggcgACAGAAAGGCAGCACACCTGAGTCACCGTGGGAAGGATCGGGGTGAACCGAGCTAACTGGCCACCACCAGGCACAAACTaccatcccttccttcctgcctgagATTTTGCAATCCCCTCTTCTGGGTCGCTGTCCATACTGTCTGCAGTCTATCCTCAGCACGGCAGCCAGGGCAagatcatgtcacttctctgccTAAAACCTCGCAGTGTGTCCTATCTCACTTGGACCAACTCACTGACGTCGCCCCACCTGCCCACAAGCCACGCCTGCCCTTTGGGGTTCCCCCAAACCGCTAGACAGGCCcctgcctcaggccctttgcaTGTGCTGCTCCTGCTTCCTGGGTTGCTGGGTCCTCAAATATCTGCCCGGTTCATTCCTCACTTGCCCGACCGCCATCTTTTCAGCGACGACTTCCCTGAGCATCCTCTTTGTAATTACAACTCCcccatgccccctccctccccccaattAATTTTCCTATGCTACTTATCGTCATCTGATATAGTCTGCAGTTTAATTAATTATTCACTTCTTGCCTTCTGCTACTCTAGAATGAGGGTAGggatctttatgtattttgttcaCTGATTTATCTTTGCTTTCTAGCACAGGGCCTTGAGCACAGGTGATGCTTGCTAAGTATCCGTTCGacgaatgtgtgtgcatgtagatAGAGTCCCGCCCACCCCTCGCTTCCCTTGAGAAATTCCACCGACAGGAAGGGGGACCAGGCAGCACCTCCGGGTGTAGGTAGCCACTTGTCCAGACCGTTGTCCACTTGTGACTGTTCTGAGTGTTTAAACATGGCCacgggggcccctggctggctcagtcagaagagcaggtgactgttgatctcggggtcatgagctcaagccccacggtgggtgcagagattacttaaatacataaatacactttaacaaaaataaaacaatacaaattgcTGCAAAGAAAAAACCACCAGATCGACCCTCAGAGAAGACTGTTTGGTTTTCCCCTTGGGATGAGGGGAGCGGCCTCCAGCTCCGTGGGGCGCAGGACCCCTCTGCCCCACGTTTCTACCTCCCCAGGCTCCAGTCTGTCCGTCTGAGGATTCTGCCTCCACCTGATGGGCCTCCAGAGGGCAGGGAACCAACCTGGAATGAAAATCACAGTTTCCTTCTCCTGGCCAAGCAGGGTGTTGTTGACGGAGCAGGACGCGTTCCTCACAGAGCCGTCCCTGATGATCACGGCCACGGTGACCGTGAAGAGGCCGTCGGCGTCCACAGTGTAAGCCTCCTCCAGGGCGGGCATGATCTCACCGTAAGGGTCCCTCCAcaccgcgtggggctctgggtaCCACCCTACGGATGTGCACTCCAGCCGGATGCCCCCGTCCTCAGGGCCCTTCATTTCAATGAGGGGCTTGGAGCCCAGGCCTGGGGACAGAGACCAGGGCTCAGCTAAAAAGGCAACAACAGTGTCTTAGCCAAAGTGTCTTAGATCAGCCCCCAGTGAGGAGAgcccagggaaggagacagacgGCCAGCGGCCAGTGGCCAGAGAAACTGGTTATGCCCACAGCACCCTTGCCatgaagggggaaggaagggagggacagagggaaggaagcaagagaACACCAGGAGACCAAGAGGTCAATGGATCGTGAGATCTCTGAAGACAGGATGACATGGCACTTTGCTTTGTGTTCTACCTATGACCCCATCACAGTGGCACGCATCCGTCTGTCTCCTAAGTGTTCGTTGACCGATTCGATTCAGTGAGAGGGGTTAGTTTGCTCACTGCTGGGTGAGAATGTGCACTCTGGCCTGAGACGGGCAGGTTGAGGATTTCACTTTCTGTCCTGGGAGGACTTCTCAGTAGCATTGGCTTCCCGAAGCTCCAGAGTCACATGACAAGGACAGAAACCTGCCAGGCCAGCAGAGTCTTAGGAAGCTTTTGACCTCGAGACACTGTCCCTTCTCTCCTGGCTAATTAGGGTTTCACATCACCGCAGGTCATAAGGAGCGGTTGGATTTTAGGAGAGTGGACAGAACTAGAATACGAAACCTACCCTTCCCCCAATTCAGAGAAGTTTACCTCCCGGGGGGCTTAGTCAGCGAGGCGAGTTCCTTAAGTCCCTCCACAACATCTACCTAGTAGAAAGATCTGGATGCTCGTGGGATCCTCGAGAAACAATATCACGTCTTCAATGTCAGCAGAACATCACACAAAATCCTGAGCCCAGACTTTTTCAACTTATTCTATCTTTAAAagagaatactaaaaaaaataataataataaaaaaataaataaaagagaatactAATGCAAGACCTGAAAACGCAGTCTTAGGAGACTTCTGCCCCATTAGCCAGGGGTCCAGCGATCATCCAaactgttttactttattttactttattttattttatcttattttattttatttttattcattttagaacaACAGggcaaaataaaattccagtttaTTGCTGGACCACATTGTCTCATTCAAACTTCTAAGTAATTCATTTGTTTGGGCTAGACACcaaattaaaaggtaaaattgAGACAAATTAAGAggcaaaaagacaaaattaaagcAGTTGCTTAAGCCTTAGTGCTACCTGCTCCATCTGATTTTTgccaagaagaaagaaacaaagaaacaaagaaacaaagactagtTGCCTATGGAAAGGCTCACACAGAAACTCTGAAGCATGACAAGACTCAAAAGAATTGGGCAGGTTGGAAGGAAATTCTACAAAACTGGGTTCAGTAAGGGCGAGCATTAGACAACAGACTTGAGGACGAAACCAGCCAGCCAATTaaccaaatgagaaaacaagaaacGAACAAACAATGCCACAATTCAGCTCGGAGCGGGGCAGGCCAGGCCAGGGTCGCGTTtacagggaaaggacagagggtTCCCACCGCATACAAACCCATCCCGGTCGCCTGCGCAGGGCTGCTGTGAACAGAGTCAGAGCACCAGGGTGCACCAGGGTGAGAAATCTTCCTGCCACAATATTTTCTATAACTACATACAAGGTTGCCCTTCTCAGTAACAAAGATGGGGGCTCCTACCATCTGTGAATCGAGGCCTACTTAGGGGGGACCTCACTGTCCCCTAAGCCTTACCTCCATGGGTCTGATCCACTGAAATGCCATTGATTTATGTGTATCTTAAAGGCTTTTCCAGTCttcaaatgttcctttttttttttttttcaacgtttattttatttttgggacagagagagacagagcatgaacaggggaggggcagagagagagggagacacagaaccggaaacaggctccaggctccgagccatcaggccagagcccgacgcggggctcgaactcccggaccgcgagatcgtgacctggctgaagtcggacgcttaaccgactg
Protein-coding sequences here:
- the LOC125166574 gene encoding butyrophilin subfamily 2 member A2-like isoform X1 — its product is MEPAAAPSCRARGSLLFLALLCGCALLSAQFTVMGPADPVLAMVGEDTTFHCHLSPEKNAEDMEVRWFRTHFSRAVLVYKGGRERREEQLEEFRGRTTFVSDGIKQGSVALVIHNVTAHENGIYHCYFQEGRSYDEAIMRLVVAGLGSKPLIEMKGPEDGGIRLECTSVGWYPEPHAVWRDPYGEIMPALEEAYTVDADGLFTVTVAVIIRDGSVRNASCSVNNTLLGQEKETVIFIPDSPGWRASLPSRLLCCSSSLESSVSPGRSTGKKRLRTKREKLHVRNWRKKMWKKRKNVRSESNFKKNCVSVAFPDVSRAVVGALLRLFPLPELTSACPSVAGWRRTLLHAADVVLDPDTAHPELFLTEDRRGVRRGPSRQSVPDNPERFDCRPCVLGLESFSSGRHYWEVEVENVMVWALGLCRDNVERKGEALLVPRNGFWTLEMFGNQYRVLSSPEKILPLKERLRRVGIFLDYEAGDISFYNMRDRSHIYTCPRSPFSGPLRPFFRLGSDDSPLFICPPFTGARGVAVPEGGLILHRTGTQRSHQGQFSGLRAK
- the LOC125166574 gene encoding butyrophilin subfamily 2 member A2-like isoform X5 — translated: MGPADPVLAMVGEDTTFHCHLSPEKNAEDMEVRWFRTHFSRAVLVYKGGRERREEQLEEFRGRTTFVSDGIKQGSVALVIHNVTAHENGIYHCYFQEGRSYDEAIMRLVVAGLGSKPLIEMKGPEDGGIRLECTSVGWYPEPHAVWRDPYGEIMPALEEAYTVDADGLFTVTVAVIIRDGSVRNASCSVNNTLLGQEKETVIFIPDSPGWRASLPSRLLCCSSSLESSVSPGRSTGKKRLRTKREKLHVRNWRKKMWKKRKNVRSESNFKKNCVSVAFPDVSRAVVGALLRLFPLPELTSACPSVAGWRRTLLHAADVVLDPDTAHPELFLTEDRRGVRRGPSRQSVPDNPERFDCRPCVLGLESFSSGRHYWEVEVENVMVWALGLCRDNVERKGEALLVPRNGFWTLEMFGNQYRVLSSPEKILPLKERLRRVGIFLDYEAGDISFYNMRDRSHIYTCPRSPFSGPLRPFFRLGSDDSPLFICPPFTGARGVAVPEGGLILHRTGTQRSHQGQFSGLRAK
- the LOC125166574 gene encoding butyrophilin subfamily 2 member A2-like isoform X6 gives rise to the protein MASTTVTSKKAGPTMRPSCGWWLQMAAVSLCPHVVLPLCLHVAFPLCGPTPGIFLCADLFTAQGLGSKPLIEMKGPEDGGIRLECTSVGWYPEPHAVWRDPYGEIMPALEEAYTVDADGLFTVTVAVIIRDGSVRNASCSVNNTLLGQEKETVIFIPDSPGWRASLPSRLLCCSSSLESSVSPGRSTGKKRLRTKREKLHVRNWRKKMWKKRKNVRSESNFKKNCVSVAFPDVSRAVVGALLRLFPLPELTSACPSVAGWRRTLLHAADVVLDPDTAHPELFLTEDRRGVRRGPSRQSVPDNPERFDCRPCVLGLESFSSGRHYWEVEVENVMVWALGLCRDNVERKGEALLVPRNGFWTLEMFGNQYRVLSSPEKILPLKERLRRVGIFLDYEAGDISFYNMRDRSHIYTCPRSPFSGPLRPFFRLGSDDSPLFICPPFTGARGVAVPEGGLILHRTGTQRSHQGQFSGLRAK
- the LOC125166574 gene encoding butyrophilin subfamily 2 member A2-like isoform X3, with product MEPAAAPSCRARGSLLFLALLCGCALLSAQFTVMGPADPVLAMVGEDTTFHCHLSPEKNAEDMEVRWFRTHFSRAVLVYKGGRERREEQLEEFRGRTTFVSDGIKQGSVALVIHNVTAHENGIYHCYFQEGRSYDEAIMRLVVAGLGSKPLIEMKGPEDGGIRLECTSVGWYPEPHAVWRDPYGEIMPALEEAYTVDADGLFTVTVAVIIRDGSVRNASCSVNNTLLGQEKETVIFIPESLPPSRLPRMAGLAALPPSLLLLVTGVLCLARKVHREKEVENEERETACQELEKEDVEKEKEREIREQLQEELRWRRTLLHAADVVLDPDTAHPELFLTEDRRGVRRGPSRQSVPDNPERFDCRPCVLGLESFSSGRHYWEVEVENVMVWALGLCRDNVERKGEALLVPRNGFWTLEMFGNQYRVLSSPEKILPLKERLRRVGIFLDYEAGDISFYNMRDRSHIYTCPRSPFSGPLRPFFRLGSDDSPLFICPPFTGARGVAVPEGGLILHRTGTQRSHQGQFSGLRAK
- the LOC125166574 gene encoding butyrophilin subfamily 2 member A2-like isoform X2 — its product is MEPAAAPSCRARGSLLFLALLCGCALLSAQFTVMGPADPVLAMVGEDTTFHCHLSPEKNAEDMEVRWFRTHFSRAVLVYKGGRERREEQLEEFRGRTTFVSDGIKQGSVALVIHNVTAHENGIYHCYFQEGRSYDEAIMRLVVAGLGSKPLIEMKGPEDGGIRLECTSVGWYPEPHAVWRDPYGEIMPALEEAYTVDADGLFTVTVAVIIRDGSVRNASCSVNNTLLGQEKETVIFIPGRSTGKKRLRTKREKLHVRNWRKKMWKKRKNVRSESNFKKNCVSVAFPDVSRAVVGALLRLFPLPELTSACPSVAGWRRTLLHAADVVLDPDTAHPELFLTEDRRGVRRGPSRQSVPDNPERFDCRPCVLGLESFSSGRHYWEVEVENVMVWALGLCRDNVERKGEALLVPRNGFWTLEMFGNQYRVLSSPEKILPLKERLRRVGIFLDYEAGDISFYNMRDRSHIYTCPRSPFSGPLRPFFRLGSDDSPLFICPPFTGARGVAVPEGGLILHRTGTQRSHQGQFSGLRAK
- the LOC125166574 gene encoding butyrophilin subfamily 2 member A2-like isoform X4; the encoded protein is MKHECTDYRITMNCNPCDRYSYRQIEPCLLLTGGIRPTITKYPRDRLKRHKLIFSQFWRKVEPSTGLVSPEASLLGLQMAAVSLCPHVVLPLCLHVAFPLCGPTPGIFLCADLFTAQGLGSKPLIEMKGPEDGGIRLECTSVGWYPEPHAVWRDPYGEIMPALEEAYTVDADGLFTVTVAVIIRDGSVRNASCSVNNTLLGQEKETVIFIPDSPGWRASLPSRLLCCSSSLESSVSPGRSTGKKRLRTKREKLHVRNWRKKMWKKRKNVRSESNFKKNCVSVAFPDVSRAVVGALLRLFPLPELTSACPSVAGWRRTLLHAADVVLDPDTAHPELFLTEDRRGVRRGPSRQSVPDNPERFDCRPCVLGLESFSSGRHYWEVEVENVMVWALGLCRDNVERKGEALLVPRNGFWTLEMFGNQYRVLSSPEKILPLKERLRRVGIFLDYEAGDISFYNMRDRSHIYTCPRSPFSGPLRPFFRLGSDDSPLFICPPFTGARGVAVPEGGLILHRTGTQRSHQGQFSGLRAK